The following proteins come from a genomic window of Chaetodon auriga isolate fChaAug3 chromosome 16, fChaAug3.hap1, whole genome shotgun sequence:
- the galr2b gene encoding galanin receptor 2b isoform X1 — translation MMPWNLNDSSEFTVEATCKMSDFEDFSKPGGQVNVSESYQLNPTSVIVSVVFSLIFLLGTIGNSLVLAVLLRSGQVGYNTTNLFILNLSVADFFFIIFCVPFQATIYSLEGWVFGSFMCKVVHFFINLTMYASSFTLAAVSVDRYLAIRYPLRSRELRTPCNAVVAMVIIWGLSLVFAGPYLSYYDLIDYANSTVCIPGWEEQNRKVLDTCTFLFGYVIPVLIVSLSYTRTIKYLWTAVDPLDGMSESKRAKRKVTKMIIIVTVLFCICWLPYHVVILCYLYGDFPFNQTTYAFRLLSHCMAYANSCVNPIVYALVSKHFRKGFKKVFSCILSKNGRNKVHVVHVANTVPGFEAGSTEVSQMNEENIRQNECEMINRPIAEPREATVTLNLPFQRQT, via the exons ATGATGCCCTGGAACTTAAATGACTCATCTGAGTTTACAGTTGAAGCA aCTTGCAAAATGTCTGACTTTGAGGATTTCAGCAAGCCAGGAGGGCAGGTGAATGTGTCTGAAAGCTACCAGCTGAACCCCACCAGCGTGATCGTGTCGGTGGTCTTCTCCCTCATCTTCCTGCTGGGCACCATCGGCAACAGCCTGGTGCTGGCTGTGCTCCTGCGCAGCGGGCAGGTCGGATACAACACCACCAACCTGTTCATACTCAACCTGAGCGTGGCCgacttcttcttcatcatcttctgcGTCCCGTTCCAAGCGACCATCTACTCTCTGGAGGGCTGGGTGTTCGGCTCCTTCATGTGCAAAGTGGTCCACTTCTTCATCAACCTCACCATGTACGCCAGCAGCTTCACGCTCGCCGCCGTCTCTGTTGACAG GTATCTGGCCATTCGTTACCCGCTGCGTTCCAGAGAGCTACGGACCCCGTGTAATGCAGTAGTGGCCATGGTGATCATCTGGGGTCTTTCTCTGGTCTTCGCGGGTCCTTATCTCAGCTACTACGACCTGATCGACTACGCCAACAGTACGGTGTGCATCCCCGGCTGGGAGGAGCAGAACCGGAAGGTGCTGGACACGTGCACCTTCCTGTTCGGCTACGTCATCCCCGTGCTGATCGTGAGTCTCTCCTACACTCGAACCATCAAGTATCTGTGGACCGCCGTCGACCCTCTGGACGGCATGTCAGAATCCAAGAGGGCCAAGCGCAAAGTCACCAAGATGATCATCATTGTCACCGTTCTTTTCTGCATATGCTGGCTGCCGTACCACGTGGTGATCTTGTGCTACCTGTACGGAGACTTCCCCTTCAATCAGACCACGTATGCCTTCAGGCTTCTCTCTCACTGCATGGCCTACGCCAACTCTTGCGTCAACCCCATCGTGTACGCTCTGGTGTCCAAGCACTTTCGCAAAGGCTTCAAGAAAGTGTTCAGCTGCATCCTCAGTAAAAATGGGAGAAATAAGGTTCATGTGGTCCACGTGGCCAACACTGTGCCTGGGTTCGAAGCAGGCTCCACAGAGGTGTCGCAGATGAACGAGGAGAACATACGACAGaatgaatgtgaaatgattAACAGGCCGATCGCAGAGCCAAGAGAAGCCACGGTGACACTGAATCTGCCCTTTCAGCGACAGACTTGA
- the galr2b gene encoding galanin receptor 2b isoform X2, with amino-acid sequence MSDFEDFSKPGGQVNVSESYQLNPTSVIVSVVFSLIFLLGTIGNSLVLAVLLRSGQVGYNTTNLFILNLSVADFFFIIFCVPFQATIYSLEGWVFGSFMCKVVHFFINLTMYASSFTLAAVSVDRYLAIRYPLRSRELRTPCNAVVAMVIIWGLSLVFAGPYLSYYDLIDYANSTVCIPGWEEQNRKVLDTCTFLFGYVIPVLIVSLSYTRTIKYLWTAVDPLDGMSESKRAKRKVTKMIIIVTVLFCICWLPYHVVILCYLYGDFPFNQTTYAFRLLSHCMAYANSCVNPIVYALVSKHFRKGFKKVFSCILSKNGRNKVHVVHVANTVPGFEAGSTEVSQMNEENIRQNECEMINRPIAEPREATVTLNLPFQRQT; translated from the exons ATGTCTGACTTTGAGGATTTCAGCAAGCCAGGAGGGCAGGTGAATGTGTCTGAAAGCTACCAGCTGAACCCCACCAGCGTGATCGTGTCGGTGGTCTTCTCCCTCATCTTCCTGCTGGGCACCATCGGCAACAGCCTGGTGCTGGCTGTGCTCCTGCGCAGCGGGCAGGTCGGATACAACACCACCAACCTGTTCATACTCAACCTGAGCGTGGCCgacttcttcttcatcatcttctgcGTCCCGTTCCAAGCGACCATCTACTCTCTGGAGGGCTGGGTGTTCGGCTCCTTCATGTGCAAAGTGGTCCACTTCTTCATCAACCTCACCATGTACGCCAGCAGCTTCACGCTCGCCGCCGTCTCTGTTGACAG GTATCTGGCCATTCGTTACCCGCTGCGTTCCAGAGAGCTACGGACCCCGTGTAATGCAGTAGTGGCCATGGTGATCATCTGGGGTCTTTCTCTGGTCTTCGCGGGTCCTTATCTCAGCTACTACGACCTGATCGACTACGCCAACAGTACGGTGTGCATCCCCGGCTGGGAGGAGCAGAACCGGAAGGTGCTGGACACGTGCACCTTCCTGTTCGGCTACGTCATCCCCGTGCTGATCGTGAGTCTCTCCTACACTCGAACCATCAAGTATCTGTGGACCGCCGTCGACCCTCTGGACGGCATGTCAGAATCCAAGAGGGCCAAGCGCAAAGTCACCAAGATGATCATCATTGTCACCGTTCTTTTCTGCATATGCTGGCTGCCGTACCACGTGGTGATCTTGTGCTACCTGTACGGAGACTTCCCCTTCAATCAGACCACGTATGCCTTCAGGCTTCTCTCTCACTGCATGGCCTACGCCAACTCTTGCGTCAACCCCATCGTGTACGCTCTGGTGTCCAAGCACTTTCGCAAAGGCTTCAAGAAAGTGTTCAGCTGCATCCTCAGTAAAAATGGGAGAAATAAGGTTCATGTGGTCCACGTGGCCAACACTGTGCCTGGGTTCGAAGCAGGCTCCACAGAGGTGTCGCAGATGAACGAGGAGAACATACGACAGaatgaatgtgaaatgattAACAGGCCGATCGCAGAGCCAAGAGAAGCCACGGTGACACTGAATCTGCCCTTTCAGCGACAGACTTGA